In the Bacteroidota bacterium genome, ACAGAAACGACTAGATCACATGGGGTCTCCCGACAGTAATAATATAAAAAAGTATGTTGGGTATATTTTTGATGACTTGATTTAACTGGTGTGAACATTTCTTCGAACAACCCATAGTAAGAACCCATACCCTCGTAATAATAATAAGGGTCAATTCCGTTTGAAAATATCCTTGTTTCAAATCCAAGATAAACACCAGAAGTTATTGCAGCTAAAATATATTCCGTAAAACCTGGTATCAGACAAAATCTGGCGGTGTCTCCAACTTGAACGGAAAAATCATATAGGAGAAAATCCTCATTTACCGGACAATAATAGCTATTGTATAAAAGAATTGCATATACTTTTTTATCAAAACTATCATCCCTGAGGAACCCGTAGAGTTCATAATCCCCGTTGGGAACAAATGGGGGTGGGGCATCAGTCGGCACTAATGAACGTCTGTATACTTTCGTGTAATCGAAATTTTCAATAGTTGTATCGCCTAATATAAAATATTCCCAGAGGTCATCAACAGTTTGGGGAGTATCAATATCATCATATCTTATTATCCATTGAACACCTTCTAATGACATAGGTATGTATTCCTGACTAATCGCTGGATTTTGTAATAGTATGAAGAAGAAAATCATTAGTGGAATTGAAAGAATTCTGTGTTTCATATTATTAAAATTTAAGCTGTTTGCAAAGTTACAGTGAGGAGGTGACAAATTATGTCACCCTATCATTTTTTTACAAAATATTTTCTTGGGACCTTGCAATAAGAAATATCGTGTCCTTGCTCTCGCAAAGTATTAAGCATTCTAATTATAGTCCTTTGGGAGCATCCAAATTTTTCACTTGCTTGTTTTAATGATAATAGTTGCCCTTTTTCAATCATTTCAAGCATATAGTT is a window encoding:
- a CDS encoding T9SS type A sorting domain-containing protein, which translates into the protein MKHRILSIPLMIFFFILLQNPAISQEYIPMSLEGVQWIIRYDDIDTPQTVDDLWEYFILGDTTIENFDYTKVYRRSLVPTDAPPPFVPNGDYELYGFLRDDSFDKKVYAILLYNSYYCPVNEDFLLYDFSVQVGDTARFCLIPGFTEYILAAITSGVYLGFETRIFSNGIDPYYYYEGMGSYYGLFEEMFTPVKSSHQKYTQHTFLYYYCRETPCDLVVSVPEINHNETTLQFYPSPADQIVTISFFEKSIAGEIEIMNIQGQTVIRKYIHAQDETINIDIGSLSTGLYFISHFSNEVLINRQKLIVSR
- a CDS encoding DeoR family transcriptional regulator gives rise to the protein MKNKITMNYLTYTERLNYMLEMIEKGQLLSLKQASEKFGCSQRTIIRMLNTLREQGHDISYCKVPRKYFVKK